In the genome of Pristis pectinata isolate sPriPec2 chromosome 25, sPriPec2.1.pri, whole genome shotgun sequence, the window ATGCACCTGGAGCAAAGAACTTTCCTCTCATCTCTACCAGCTAAAAATGAGAACCATGCAgaagagggcaagaaagatggatGAGTAAATAAATACGGACCAAGGTATTTTCTACATCTTAAATAGTAAAAACTTTTTACAGTTTCTTTATTACATTTTTACTGTCTAAGATGTAGAAAATAGGTCTCTCAGCTTCTTACCACATATAGGGGATCAAATTGTAATGCAAATATAATGAAAGAAAACGATGATGGGTGGTGGAAATGCAGTAATTGTATCAGATCAAAATAACATATTTTAAGTTGATGCGAAGAAGGTGGTGCCCAGTAGTTGATATCCTGGCAGTTTCCAGTTGAATGTCATGGTGTTCAGAACAGACGGCCACTCAGAACTTTGTTTAAAATCTTTAGGTGTCAAAAAGATTCTAGATGCACTTGAGGTGGTGCTATTTTTCAAAGTGAAGTAACATTCAGGTTTCGGCTCAAATTTGTCTGCATTGTCACAAATGTAAGACATCCCATGAACCAGCACAGTCGGGCAGTGTTTACACCTGCATTTTTTAGGTTGCATTAAAAGGATCCTTTAGATGTATTTAAGAGTGATAACTTGCACAGTTTTTTATTAGTACAACTGAAATTATACTTTTCACAAAATAGAATCTTTTTTAATGAACGTCCTGTCCACTGCCTGTTAATATTCAGTTTAAAATAACCAAAAATGACTAAACACTGCACAGGAGAATTTATTAGTTTCATTAATGTAGACTAATCAGTTTTGCAGTAAAAAAggtattttatgtatattaactAGTCAAAATCTTCTACCTAcaatttggaagttgtgggcatgctatgttggtgccggaagcgtggcgacacttgctggctgctccCAGACCACTcgacgcaaaagctgcatttcactgtgtgctttgatgtacatgtgactaataaagttatcatCATCACCATCAGTTTAATTTGAAAAGCCTCAttacaaagagaaacagttgattaatatgtcatttatattaatttgaTTTGGGGGCAGAGGTACTGTCAGCTTTTCTGGGAAGTCCATCTTCTCTAGAATAATGGTCCAGATCATGCTTATGACTATTGAGTAGTTCAGTGTGTGTGTCAGCATGTCCCGGACTTCCACATCTCTGCACTGCAGTGCAAAGGTATGGAATGACTGAGATGAGATGATGGGGAGGTCGGGTGTAAGGAGAACTGATTTCCTGCTCCACTCCTGGATTAACAATGGAATCCAGGGGCAGTTCTTGATTAACCTGAGTTGAGGGATGGATGCACTTTgcacctggcccctcagctttacacctgTCATGGCTGGTGAATCAAGCATGGACCTATGCATTTAAATGGGGTTGCTGACCATCACTTAAGAAGGTAAGTGAAGGTAAGCAGTATatatcttgttttattttaattaataatgaCGTCATAATTAATTGACATAAGTTGAATGTGGTTTTGAATGAACTTATTATCACATATCGTTTTACTTTTTATTAACTTAAAGTAGTCATTTGAATGTTCCTCAACTGTTTCAAAATGTCTCTGAGCATCAGTGATACttagaaagaggggagaagactATCTGACGATATGAGCTGTCAGAAGGTCATCAGGGCTGTCTGTGGGCAAAGCCTTGGTACCTATCACCTGTGGCTTCGTCTCTGCATGTGGACAATTCTGCCTTGTGGAACAGCCACAGCAACAAGGCTGGCAGGATATTAGGAGCTGTGTAGCCACAAAGGCAAGTGTGACTGCACGTATCTGAGAGGCCAACCTCATTCCTGGTTCCAGCAGAATCTGGCCCAATGTTCTTAAAAAAATCAACAACAAAAAATGTGGAAACTCAGTCTGCCTTTGGACAGAAGCTTCACTTGAAATTCCTGAATTATTTACTTGATTTGGCCAAACTTGTGCAACCCACGTAGAACTGTCCCAAGATGTAATTATTTCTTGGACGGTTGGTTAATAAAGTCCCTCTCAGGACAAATTAACCAGCAAAGTAAATGAATTTGGAAAATGATCCTCAGTAACTAGACTGAAGGAATTCATCCTTTGTTGCTGTATTGTGTATGGGTGTTTGTCTGGTATTGCTGTATTATCACAGACTAGCAAGGCTAAccacagaacatcctttattggaGACAGCCATTTTGAACTGAACAGCAGGATCTGGTACAGCAAGGCAGCAAGGTCATACCATATGGTACGCTCAGTTCTTAAAGATATACTTACAATACATTCTGGCcccttttaaaaaaaggaataaaccaTATACAACCAAGTAGCTATTTACATTCATATACTCGTACAATTAACTGATTATTAAAGAGACAGATACTCGGTTACTAATTTAACCAATTATAAGTTCATTCAGTCTCAGTTATCTCATCTTCCAAATCCTTCTCCAGAAGCTGTACATGACACGTTTTGAAGTGTCAGTGACTCCAGTAAATCACCTCTTCAAATGCATCTCATACTTATTTGGTCTGCCATCCTATTCTATAAATGTCACTTTGCATTTGTATcacttattttaaatatatagtcAATAATTTGGACAACTGTGGATCAATTGTCTACTTGTTTATATTGGCTCCATTTTGGTGctgatgctgctgccttgaacctTGTACAGAATGTGTTCTTTGCTGTTAGGACTGTAACCCCAGGCTGTCTTGAAGAGGAATTCAGATGCCAGGTATCTCCCTTAGCATCCATGACAAGGCCTCTCACCTTTTCCACCCATGTGATCTGAGCACTAAGCACTCGGGTGAACTACTGGATTCCTGCTGAACCCATTCTCCCATCACTGACACTTGATCCTGATCCTTGTTTGCAATTTACAGTTATGCTACGAGTGAATATGACTCTCATCCTCACACTTCATCAGCCTTCTAGTGACAGTCCTGAACATTCAAGCATCAAATCCAATCTTTTAACCTGCTTTGCTTGAAGTCTCTCAGAAGCTGTTGATAGATTAAAAAGTGCCCTTAAGGTCTGCAATATGTCTTCAAGGTCTGCACTATATCCTCATATGGTAAGTCAACAGTAGATTGTGGTACCATTAGACTCACCAATGTCTGATGTATCTCCCAACTACCACCTTTCGCTCCTCTTAATATTGATGTGTTTCTCCATTCTATGGGGCCTCCTTGAGCATCTACACACATGTATACAGGCTGAATGGCAGAGTCCACTTGTACTTCCAAGCTCCCTATCATTTCTCCTATGACCATTTCCAGCTATCCCCACCACACATGCCCCTACTCCGAACACTTGGTTGTTTTGTTTCACTCTGTTGGATTTTTGTTGTTCTCACAAGCAGTGACATTCCAAACAATTCCAAGGTGGGTTCTTTGGGGGTTGCTGCAAGCATAATGATGCAGAACTAATAGCAGAATACCCTCATTGAACTGAAAAACAGTGTCTGATGTGACAAAGTATGAAGGCCATGCCATGTGGTACACTTAGTTCTTACAGTTGCTCTTGCACTTGTACATACTAAAGTCGTGTATGCTAAACATACAAAATAATAGTGGTAATGTATTGATACCtgcttttgaaattaaatttcattGACGTCAATCTGGTTATAATCAAGGTTTGATTTCAGCTATTATGTTTCTTCCTACTGGATGCATGATTCTGTTTGAAAAGTAAGTGACAAGTTAGCTTGTAGCTGGTTCTAGTATTATTTAGAGATGCCAACAAATCGGATTGATAGGAAAaggttaaaatgaaaataaaaacagaaacaagaaGTTATCCTTGTAAAAGCAGGATGTTAAGCTTATAAAGACTTTCTGGAATTCCATCCTTGGGGTTATTAAAAGAAGTGAGTGTTTGCTTTGTATTGAGCTGGTTCTGCTAACAGATTGATTTGCATTTAATACATATATCAGCAATATTCTGTCAAATTGTAGGTAAAAATCCAATGAAAAGTAATTTTGTGGTAGAGCTACTTTTAACCAGAAATGTTGAGAATATAATGGGATGTAAGTCACAAAATGTTTTCTAATATCTTCTCCTGCTCATCTCTTTGCTATGGACAGTTATAATACGACTGGTTGTTGGCATGTCTGGAGAGAAACCTATGATGGCCCAATTTGCCATTCCGGTTGAAAATTATCAAAAGCCATCTAAGAGTTTGAAATCTCTGGAATCATCGGCCTTTTGGATGAGGCATTGGAGTACCATCTTGTCACCTTGATCAGGTGGACACAAAAGAGCCCTTGGCACAATTTTGAAGACCATGGATGTTTCCCTGGTGTTCaggacaatatttatccatcagctAACAGCATTAAAACAGATTGCCTGGAAACTGTACAAACTGGCTTTAAGGTTTATGTacatatgttaaaaaaaaagactgcaccAAAAGTAAATGATTGTCCGCACAATAGCGCTGGGACGTCCGACATAGGTGAACAGTGCTAAATTCTCTGTTTCTATCTTTACAAAGACTCAATGTTGTAATTTACGGACTATAAAGTGGAAACTATGACCCAGAACCACTGGGGCAGCTTGTGATAACATTTCAATATTCTCTTAACATATAcatgttttttgttttgttttgttttccagaaGCATTTTACTTGTGCCCTGGTAGCTCTTCTTGATAATAATGAATAAGTTTCTGATTGTATTTGATTTTGATGAAACCATCATTCAACACAACAGTGACTATGTCATCCTCAAATGTAACCCAGACCAAAGTCTTCCAGAAGGACTGGTACAGCCCCAGGAGGAAGAATGTTGGAGTGAGTATATGAGCAAGGTATACCAGTACTTTGGAGAGAAGGGTGTCAAAGAAGAAACCATGAGAAAGGTTCTAGGAGAAACGCCACTTACAAAAgagatgttaaccctgtttcaGTTTCTTAGAAAGTCCTCAGATTTATTTGAATGCATTATTATCTCTGACGCCAACACCTTTTTTATCAATAGCATTCTTCAAGCAAATGGCCTATCCACTCTTTTCCAGAAAATATACACAAATCCTTCATGCTTTGATAACAAAAACACCTTTATAATAAGTCCCTACCATTCCCACATGTGTGAGCAGTGTCCCGTTAATATGTGCAAAAGACAGATCCTGCATGATCACTTAGTACAACGTGCTGAAGAGGAAGTTGAATTTGAGAAGATCTTCTACGTTGGAGATGGCACCAATGATTTCTGCCCTTCTGTAGCCTTGACACCAACTGATGTCATCTTCCCAAGGAAGAATTATCCACTGGATAGTTTGATCTCCGAGATCAAAATGACAGAACCATCTGCAATTCAAGCTCAAGTGGTTCCCTGGGAGTCTGGAGAAGATATATTGCTCTTCCTTGAGGATTGCACAGGCAGATAATGTTGCTCCCAAATCCCTAAAAGAGCTTCAGAAAGAATTACCAGTTTTCCAGTAGCAATTTAAAAGCTTTTTTGGGAAACAGTATAGTAAAATTGCATGATCTTAAAGCTTACTGAAATACTTAATAATTTTACTAGTTCAGGGTCTAACACTTATTTTCCTATCTCAACAATGCTAGTTATTTGGTCAACAATGTAAAAGCTGTGATTAAACACTAATTATGAATATCTCATATACCTTCCCCTATAACAGAGAAAAGTAGTTATAAATTAGCTGCTAATTTAGCTGGGGAGAGGGGTTGTACCAGCACACAGTGGTAGAAATATTTATATTGTGGATATGTCAGTGTGATTTCAATTTTCAAGACAGCTTCATCAGTAATTTAAAAGTTGTAAAGGAATGAGTAAATGTTCCTGTGATATTGTACTAACCAAACTATGTAATCATTATGCAGCCATCTGCCACATATCAGTATGTTTCAAAAATTTAGCCAGCCCATATCAATGTTTTGTCAATTCTATGACATTTCTATTGCAAGTTTCCATGGAATCTTTCAGAATGCAATCCTTAAACTTCTGCGGGACAAAATAGAAATCAAGAAATTATCTTCCTTATTTAATTTCTGTAGTGCATTGACTCTAAATACAACCCTGGGAAAGGAAGCAAGTAAAAACCACAAACTGTTTGAAATAGACATTTGGAAGTATCAATGAAATCTATCAAACAATGAATATATTTAACCAATGGAGTACTGGTCGATAAATTTTCATTGCTCCTATTTAAACAGTGCTAAGCTGATTTAAGATCTGGTTTAGTTTCATCCAGTGTTAATCTAACCAGATACTGGATTGGACATACAATAAGATAACATTACAACTAAAGAGAGAATACCAGAAAATACCTAAGGTGTTCGGCATTTGTAATGAAACCAAATTACTGTCGTGCTTATGTAAATATTTATGTTTATGAAATtcttctgcattttaaaactgGCATTAAATTGCTTTGGAGACCCTTGGTCGGTTTCATGCAGGGTTACTGGGGAACTGATTATCAGACGTGTATTGCGTGCAAAGCAGTGTGTGCATTAGAATTGTGATTTTCCTGGTCGTTCTTGTGACTGTGTGCCTAATAGGAAATGTTAATTGGGCCATTTTGAAGCTGTCTTGCCCCAAAGTTCTGTATTGGATGCTGGAAACGGGCACCTTGCAACTCAACAGCCTAAGGAATATTAAACTTTTGGGGTTGGGCTAGGGATTATAGGAGCTGGGGGCCCCCAAAAATTAGGAATGATTTGCCTTTTAAAATGGAGTCATTGGGACCACTCAAGGCCTGCGCAACTGCAGCTCAGGTAGGGATGTGCCCTCTGATCAGGCCTTGCTCCTGGGTTTGTGGCTCAGATCATTTCTTAAGCCTCTATTTGCCAGAAAATGGCTGAGGCAACATCAATCATCCATATTGATGTTATTGCTGTGTTCCCGTGAGTCTCTATGCATACAGTAAATGCATGGAGGCCTCCGTACAATCTACCAAAGCACACTAGATGCACATAGGGTTGTGCTTTTCTGGAATAAAACTACTACATAGCAAATAAAAACACTGCGCTACCTGATAATATTTCTAACCAATGGTATCTTAGCATTCAATTAGATAATTCTGATGTCGAAGAAATTAACAAATAGATAATTCAGGACATTTATGAAAACTGCTAAATTCAGAAAACTGGCATGGAAAATCGCACCGTAAAAAAAATATTGCAACTGGATTAATCACAGGGCATgagttgcactgtactgccattCAGATGTCAGTACATAATGTATATCACTGATAAGACTTGAAGTGTGAAGATATCTATAATGTTACTAAAAGGTCTCAACGGTTCACAAAATGAAACAGTTGGACAAAGTTcaggaattaaaataatttattagcTGTTGTAAAATGTAATACATAATATTTAACCTCTAATGGTAACATATTTAACTAAATTGGGTAGGTTCATTTGTAGATTATTAGACCATCAGACTGAAGATGGTCTAATAATCTAGAATGTTAATAAACTTTAGTGCAGCCAGAATAAAATTAGATGAAAATAGCTGCTAATTTGTCAGCAGTTCAATTCCACACCTGCCTGTGTGAAATGTACTGCCATTACattgttcatctgcaactcaGTGTTACTCAGTGCTGACAAGTGTTGAAGTTTGTCTTGGGCAGGAATGGAACTCAGGAAATAATTAATTTGCAGCCCATTTTGTGCTTGGCCCGGTTTTCCATACCGTCAAGAACAGAGAATGGGAAAATTctaattaaaaaaggaaatttcCACCACAAATTTACTTGCTAATAAAAAGAATGGTTAAGGTTCTATTCTTGTGTGAAGTTGTAGAATCTGAATCTCAAGGGAGCAAACTGTAAAAGGAAAGGTTTAACTTTCCCCAAAAATGGAACACAGGgtattgtgtttttgttttgatacAGCTTTCTTTTCTTCAATGGCTGCCCCAAGGAAGCAAGTATTGAAGAACGATACATTACTtcatattttaaagcatttttcttaGAGGAAATGGGTCCTGCGCTAAATTATAACACACATTCTGAAAGCAACATGCAGGCTAACATTGAATTTGTTTCTAAAATGCATGAATTTTTGCAAGTTACAGACTTCCTTTGATAGGTTTgtattttgtttacacagagcagGGTGTAGGCAGCTGAAGGAACAGACACCAATGATCGGGAAAGGAAAAGAGATGGACAGGAGGCAATTGATCCCATGTTGCAAATATTGGAATTTGTATATATCTAAACTGCTCAATATTATACTTTCACATGTTATTACAGAGCATAGGACTGAACTACACAAATTACTTTTAGTCAATTCCTGGTGATCTCTTTATGCCCAAGATTGCAATGATTTAAATTCTAAGTTCCTGATACAAAATCTGGATGCAGTTTCCCAGAAATTTTGTTCTAATTTGATCGTTTTGGGGCCTAGGTGAAGAAACCGATTTAGCTGCTCCAGCCTGTACCACCTCTCGTGTTTCATCCAAAACTTGGAGCACACTGAAGTGCAAGTGTGAATGTGATACATCTTGTACAGGCAAATGCAACAAAGTGTAAATATTCAGAATTGTGCTCCATGCATGAGAGGATCCCAGAGTTGTTCAATCTGCACCAGCTATTGATACACATGCAGTAGATTTGGTGATATCTAAAGTCTGAGGAGTTCTATTTAAGTCTTGTACTAGTGAAAACATGGAATAACATATATGTTTGTTGTCATTTTATATTCTATTTTGATACTGGGCAGCTGTGCCACCTTTCAACACTAACCGAGACAGGGTAAGAAAACTAGTATGTAACCTGcctttacattttcattcatttataaGTGCCAATTTAGCAAGTAACTCCTAGTGTAACACTGTGGAGCAAAAGGTCAGTTGTCTGCTTTGACAGTTTAGATTCAAAACTGAATTTGGTTTCCTACAAAGTTGGAAGATCCTGCTATCATTGCTTTTGGATGGCTTTTGAATTCATGTAGAATATTAAAAGGATTGCTCGAATTTCTACCATGTGTGTGCTAATGCACAGTTATAGACATAAATATATGCTTAACTATAGATAACCTGAATGGCATCCACAAAAGTCTACAGCAACTTGAATTAATCTCACTTTttattttgagaatgtaactTGAACCATGGAAAAACTAAAGATGTGAAGTATAGATTatctaatatttaacatttcttgATATGTTAAAGTTCACAAAATTAGATATAAATTTTCCTTTACCTTGTATGTTTATTGTTTAATTTGTCTTTATATTataatgaaagctcattgacgCTTTAGCCGAAGGGACAAATTGGTATAGATTCCAGTTTTGATCAGAATTGTTGAATGAACACATTAATTTGGCTTTGAAGCTGTAAATCTGTTAAAGTCGAGCTCTGATGCAATTTATGATGAGTGTGACTTAAGTTGTTAAATGtctaaactgattttaaaaaaatgtaaacattttctAAAGTGAAATCATAATGATATGCAGCATTTCTGGTTATTCTTTTAGTGAATGAAAACTATTCATTTTAATCTATTTTGTGGTCATTTTATCTTCATGTACCTTTTGCATAGACATTATTTATCTCATGGCTACCTGTAAACCATCAGATATCTAGTAACCTTGGAGTGAAATACACTTGTCTAACTATTAGTTGACCAGATGAGAACAACAACAGAATTGCTAGTAATGACTGGCATTGATTGTATTTGAATGTGACCACTTGACAAGTGGAGGACGCTTGATCCCCATGGAACCATATTCCAGTAAGGTGCCTTCCGGGAGAAGATGAAAAAACATTTGTAATGAAAAACTGGCAAAAACACATCTGATATTGTACATTCAATGTGCAAGTGACCCCATAGAATGTTTTACGTTCTTAAGGGACTGATACAagatgttttaaatttttaagtATGAACCGCAGGGATATTGCAAAGGCACTTTAACCAGAAGATGTAATAAAGTATTGAATAAGGCCTGGAATTAAATCTTTCTACATTTGGAGCAATATATTACTTCTGCCATTGTATTTAATTGTAGCTTTTTGTGTGTAGACTACCTTGGAACCTTCCGCAGTGATTTGCTTGTTTTGATGTAGCATACCTTAATATAGGGAAAAAGCATAGTGTAAAAGTGTCTAATAAAATGAGATGCTAATACAAATTTGTCATTAATTCATAAACAGATTGAAGAATTCATATATTAGCACAATTTTAATTCTGATTTGTGTTTTGTCAAAATGGAACCTGTTCTTTAAATATCTCAGAAATGATTTGGAATGATGCTAATCAGGATTAGTGTTTAACATACCAATAAAATTACCATAATGTAAATGGCATCTGTGagtttttatttttgtgaatgCCTTTGCTACTTTTTCTTTggaatttattttcttcctttcagaTCTCCTTTCTTCTTTTCGTCTTTCACGCTAGTTGGAATTTAACTGCTCCTATTAATAGCAGTAGTAACATAAAACAATAGATTCTTcagcttaaaaaaaagtgaacatgAGACCTCAGACATGGTTTTACTCTGCCctttaatgaaaatgaaatgtgtACACTTATCACTCATTAAACCAGGTTCATTCTGAAAACTTTATGAATAGATTGTTTATTATTTATCTCTAAATCTGGCACAGAGCTACCAAGCACTGACAGCATTTGTCacctagattttttttaagatcagAGTTATAAAAGCAGTTTCCTTTCAATAACTTATCCTAATCTTTCATTACATAATATATTTTATTAGCTATTTGGAACAAGGAGTTCTTaaaatgtgaattattttaaaaagaaatttacaCAATACTTGATAATTCCTTTCAGCTTGCACTCTTACTCAGTTCCCCAGCTGAGTCAGCACCCTTCTCCCAGACCTTTTTGCCAGTTTTCTCTTTCAATCCCTCTCCTGAAGTTACCAACTTCTACTTGCTAATGGCTTTCTTATTTCCCCCTCGGGATGCTTTACTCAAATTACATACAATAAAGTCCAAACTGAATGCCATATTTAATATAAAGGAAATATTTTGGGTGAAATTCAACTACCAATTCTttcacaaagatgtatttcaagtGGTtgatttacttgtgcacaagtaaatcaACCACTTGAAATACATTTTTGTGAAAGAATTGGTAGGAGTGACAACCACACATCTTGTGGAGATAAAGTCCTGTCTCAATGAAGTTGCTGCTAGTAATGTTAAGTTGCACACATAGGATTATGTGGAACATACAGAGCAGAAACATACTGTCCTGTCTAATTTGAACCTTCTGCTGTCTCTCCTCATCTAAAACTGTCAATGTAATCCTCTATTCCTTCTCCCATATATGCTCGTCCAGCTTTCCCTAATGTTTATCCATACTGTTCACTTCAACCACACTGTGGTAGTGAGTTCTGCAATTCATTATTGGAATAAAAAAAGCTTCTCTGAATTTCTTATCCTAAATTGATGTTCTTCCCCACAAACGTAAACATTCCTTCCATTAAATCCCTTCATTATGTCGAAACATCTATTTGATCACGCCTCAACCTTTTGATCTCAAAAGAGACCCAAGTcatttcatcctttcctgatacgTACGTACTTGCATATTTTGTATCACcttgtaaatcctctctgcatcctctcctgtACTTCTATGTCCTCTTTATaatatgacaaccagaactgtatatgATATTCTATGTTCAATGTCTTAATCAAGGTTCAATACAGGTTTAGCATAACTTTTCTAGAAATTTATAGAAATAAACTCTAATGTTTGGTTTCCATTTTTTTGAAGCATTGCCAAACTGCAGCACAATTTTTAGTGATTTAGTAATTGGTGTATTTGTACTTGAAGAGCCTTGTGTTCCTCCATAGACTTCCAAATGATAAGTGACCTTTCAgatcttcctaccaaaatatacTACCTCACATTTATGCTGTGCATCTATGAGAGGCTGCAGACCAATAACAATAGTGGAATTGTAtgccaccacaatctgtaatgtTAAAACCCATTATATCTAATTCTATCAATACTTCAAGCAAGGAGATTGACCCTTCCTCAGATATAAGCAGGAGCAGAATCAGATGTGTGTAAAATTGAAGTACTAAACTGGTGGAACTACATCACAGGCCTACATGCTTGCTAAACATGTAGAAGCAGCATGGTATAGATGGAGCTACATAATCCAATTAATTGTAAGATTTAAAGCTCTGCCGTGCTATCACTCCCAGTCATGGTGATGGACAATAAAACAACTTGCAGGAAGAGGAATCCTCATGAATATTCCATCTTCAACAATGGTGGGGCACAACACACGAATGCAAGCcttaaaattgaaatgttttcattcatctccAGCCATAAGCATATATAAATCAGGTTGGATCCTCTTGAGATCTGTACTGCCAGGGAAGCAAGTTTTTAGCCAAATcgattcactccacgtgatatcaagaGATGCCATGTGTACTGGATATACAAAAGGCAAGTCATCCCACTGTAACTGGCAGAGCATAAACCGCAAACACACTGGCATCATtagaaaaaaatggaatattgCCCAGATGTACTCTATCAGCAAACTCAACCCAGCCAATTGCTGCCTCATAGGCCAACCATTCAGCAACAACATGTTGTTAAAAGTGCTATCAAATGGCAATTACGCACCAATAACATGCTCAGTGCTGCTCATTTTGTGTTCTGCCAAGACCACAGTTCCAGACTACATTAATGTTTCATCAAAACATGAACCAAGCAACTGGAGAATAACTGACCTTGACATCACTTAACTGAGTGTGACACCAAGGAACCCAAGAAAACCTTACGTCAATAGAGCTCAGGTTTAAAATTCACCACTGACTAGATTGATTAACATACAGGAAAGTGGTTTGTGGCCAGTCTTTTTAGCTTCTGGTAGCACTACGTGGGCTCCCTGGAACAATGCCTTAGTCTCATAATTCTTAGCTGCTAACTATATGGTCAGAAGTGgtcatgtttgttgatgattataTTGTTTAGAATTCTATCACCAACTCCTCAGTTAATAAGTGTGTGCATGAAGCAAGATCTAGACAGTATCCATTCTTTGGGGTGCTGATGGCAAGTAGCATGTATGAAAAGAAAAATACCTGCATTTATAACCTGCATCTATAACATTTATAAGTCCAATTAAAGCTATTAAACATCAGGCAATTACCTTCTCCAAATAGAGGGAGTTGTATCACATTATCattcccaacaccccccccccaacccccaaaccaTTAATAACCAGGAGTGACCATTGACAAGAAGCTCAACTTAAGCCTAATAGATCTGACTATGAGTGCATAGAGTACTCAGTGTAGGTAATTCACTTCCTGACTCCCCAGAgtgtttccaccatctacaagatacaTTGGGAATTGATTAAATATTCTCAGTTTGCCTCAATAGGTGAGGTTCCTATAACGATTAAGAATCATGACACCAGGATGATGCAGCCAATTGATTCACCACCTAATCCATCATCATAAAAAGtagttccctccaccactgatgcagtaGCTGCAGTGTATTCAATCTACAGGAAGTCCATTTCTTGCAATCCACGGAAGGTTGTACAGCACCATTGGATCTCAAAGACCGAGCAAGATAAGGTTACCACGTAGATGATATCACCATTAAATGCAAGTTCTCCTGGAAGTCAACTATCATTGTGAATTAGCATGCATtgtgttttttccctttttcactgagtcaaaatcctgaagttcccaacaaccccccccccgaAGCTAATCTCAGCAATCTCC includes:
- the LOC127582892 gene encoding phosphoethanolamine/phosphocholine phosphatase-like; this encodes MNKFLIVFDFDETIIQHNSDYVILKCNPDQSLPEGLVQPQEEECWSEYMSKVYQYFGEKGVKEETMRKVLGETPLTKEMLTLFQFLRKSSDLFECIIISDANTFFINSILQANGLSTLFQKIYTNPSCFDNKNTFIISPYHSHMCEQCPVNMCKRQILHDHLVQRAEEEVEFEKIFYVGDGTNDFCPSVALTPTDVIFPRKNYPLDSLISEIKMTEPSAIQAQVVPWESGEDILLFLEDCTGR